CGTTCAGGCACATGGATTTGACGGGGGCATCCTTCATCATGCCGCAGAATTTTTCATATTCGTCGGCGGAAAAGAGAAGGCCTTTTTGATAAAGCTCCCGCAGCTCGCCGTAGGCTTCGTCGGTCTGGTCCCCGCCGTATTGTCCCTTCAGGGCTTCCTTCATTGCGGCAGGCATCGTTTCCGGGACGGAATCGTCGAGAAAATCGAGCATCCGGTACGGCAGCTCCTCAAAAAGGTGGACGGCCCCGCTGTTCGTGTCGATAACGATATGATAGCCCTTCAGATTATATTTATGTATCATTTTACTTTTCTCCATTTACGCAAAATTTAAGGGACAGAACTCTGTCCCTTAAAAAGCTGTTTCAGTTAGGAATGCGATTACGCCCTTTTGGTGTTTTCACATTTCTGGTTCGCTACGGTGCAGGAGGTTTTGCACGCGGACTGGCAGGAGGCCTGACATTCGCCGCAGCCCCCGATGACGGCGCTCTCTTTTAAGTTGGCTTTATTCAAAGTTTTAATCTGTTTCATTTTGACGATCTCCATTTCCATAAAGTAGATTTTTTCTTATCTGATTGCGTGAGGCCCCGAAATACGCGGAGCGCTCATCACTGCCCTTTCAGACGGCTTCGCTTCCGCTTCCGCCGTGAAGGTTATGATAGCACATATTATAGCACAAAAGTCGGCGATTGAAAAGACTATTTTCGCTTTGATCTCCGATTGACCGCCCAAATCCCCGCAATTGCGCCGATCAGAACCATAATCAGGCCTTTTGTCGCCATAAAGGCCGACATGCTTTCCTGGGTGATTGCGAGCCCGGCGAGGAACAGAAGCAAAAACAGCAGCAGAGCGGCGCAGGCCCCGTAGAGCAGACCGCGTTCCCGCGAGATTTTAGCCGCAGCATATCCCGCAAATAAGGCGCCCAGCGCGGAAATAAACACAGTGATCGGCGGAATGATCCCCTGCGGCATGCGCTTGGCGACAACAAGCGCGAAAGAAAGGCCGATCAGCAGAACCATGCAGACCGCGGCGCCCACGACCGCCCCGATGACAATCGGCCGCAAAAAATTCACGACCGGATTTTCCGCGCGTTCCCTGCGCTCTCTTCTCGTTTTTGCTCTTTTCATACGACACCCCTCCTGCGCGTTTCTCTCTTTTCATAGATATTCGCAAAAGGGGGCAAATATACTATAGCATTTCCAGATAAGACGCAGAATTTGTTTTTGTTCCTCCCCGCCTTTTAGAGGGGGAGGAACAAATCCGGATCCGCAATCATAAGTGGAATTGCCGTAAAATCAGCCGATTTAGTCTTTTTCGTGAACCGTGAGGATTTTCCCGAGCGCCCAGCGCTTGATGATGATTTTATTGCGGTCGATCCCGGTTTCGATGACGAAACTGTCGCTTTCTTCCTTGATCGCGACAATACGGCCGACAACACCGCCGATGGTGACGATCTCATCGCCGATTTGTACGTTCTTGCGCATGGCCTCTTCCGCTTTTCTCTTCTTCTGCTGGGGGCGGAAGAAAATCAGATAAAGCGCACCGAACAAAAGAATATAAACCACAACGATTGTCCACATGGAATTGGAACTCGCACCCGATGCAGCAGCGGCCGTGGCGGCCAAGGGCATGAAATGATCCATAAATAACAGCACCTCCATTTAATGTTTTGATTATAGCAACAAATTAGGTGTCATGCAAGCAAATTTAGATTCTTTGTCCAACTTTTTCGATCTGCTCGCGGTAAAACGACTCAAAAGAGCCGCGATCCAGCGCTTCCCGGATTTTTTCCAGGAAGGTATTGTAGAAATAAATGTTGTGCATGACGGCAAGACGCATCCCTAGCATTTCGCCGCTTTTGAACAGATGGTGGAGATAGGCCCGCGTGAAATTCCGGCAGACGGGGCAGCCGCACTCCGGGTCGAGCGGGTTCTCATCCAGCTCGTACTTGGCGTTCATCAGGTTGCGGCGGCCCTCCCAGGTGAAGATATGGGCATGGCGCGCGTTCCTTGTCGGCATCACGCAGTCGAAAAAGTCGACCCCTCTGCGCACCGCCTCCAGAATATTCGCGGGCGTGCCGACTCCCATCAGATAGCGGGGCCTGTCCTTCGGCATTTCCGGCTCGACCGTTTCGATGATATGGTACATTTCCGGTACGCTTTCCCCCACCGCAAGGCCGCCGATCGCATAGCCGGGAAGGTTCAGCTCACGGATTTGCTTCATGTGCTCCACCCTCAGGTCCTCGAACGTGCTTCCCTGATTGATCCCCCACAGCATCTGATCGGGATTGATCGTCTCCGGCAGGGCGTTCAGGCGGTCCAGTTCCGCCTTGCAGCGGACAAGCCAGCGCGTGGTGCGCGCGCAGGAATTCTTCACATAACTGTACTCGGCGGGGTTCTGCACGCACTCGTCGAACGCCATGGCGATGGTGGAAGCAAGATGCGACTGGATCCGCATGCTCTCTTCCGGCCCCATAAAAATCCTGTGGCCGTCGATATGGGATGCAAACGTAACCCCTTCTTCTTTTATATTGCGCAGCTTTGCCAGAGAAAATACCTGAAAACCGCCGCTGTCGGTCAGAATCGGGCCATCCCACCGGGTAAAGCGGTGCAGCCCCCCGAGCTTTTTCACCTGAACGTCGCCGGGACGCAGGTGAAGGTGGTAGGTATTGCACAGCTGAACCTGGCATTTCAGATCTTTCAGGTCAAGCGCGGAAACGGCGCCCTTGATCGCGCCGCAGGTGGCCACGTTCATGAACGCGGGCGTCTGCACCGTGCCGTGCATGGTGGAAAGCTCGCCCCTGCGCGCGGCTCCCTGCGTTTTCTTCACAGTAAACATCATCGGCTTCCTTTCAATAGAGAAACATCGCGTCCCCGAAGCTGAAAAAGCGGTATTTTTCCTGTACGGCGACCCGGTATGCGTTCAGGATCGTCTCGCGGTCGGCAAACGCGGAAACCAGCATGATCAGGGTGCTCTCCGGCAGGTGGAAGTTCGTGATCAGGCCGTCGAGCACTTTGAACCGAAACCCCGGGTAAATAAAGAGGTCGGTGAATCCGCCGCTTTCCTTGATGCAGCCTTCCCGCTGGGCGACGGATTCCAGGGTGCGGCAGCTCGTCGTCCCGACCGCGATGACGCGTCCCCCGCTCTTCTTGGTGCGATTGATCAGGTCGGCCGTTCCCTGCGGCAGCCAGTAATGCTCCGAGTGCATTTTGTGTTCGGAAACCTTGTCCACGCTGACCGGGCGGAACGTTCCGAGCCCGACGTGCAGCGTGACGAACCCGATGGAAACGCCCTTATCCCGGACGCGCTGCAGCAGTTCCTTGGTAAAATGGAGGCCGGCCGTCGGCGCGGCGGCGGAGCCCACCTCGCGGGAATACACCGTCTGATAGCGCTCCTGGTTTTCCAGCTTTTTCTTGATATACGGCGGCAGGGGCATCTGGCCGATTTGATCGAGCACCGCATAAAAATCGCTTTCGTGGCGGAATTTTACCAGACGGTTTCCCCCTTCCACAATTTCAAGCACCTCGGCTTTCAGAAGGCCGCCCCCGAACGTGAAATGCGTGCCCGGCTTTGCGCGCCGGCCCGGGCCGGTCAGCACCTCCCACACGTCGTCCCCTTTCGGGGAGAGAAGGAGGAATTCCACCTTTGCGCCGGTGTCATCCTTGATCCCGTAAATTCTGGCGGGCAGAACCCGCGAATCGTTCAGAATCAGGCAGTCGCCGGGCATAAGAAAGTCCACGATATCATAAAAATGTTTATGGGTGATCTCCCCGGTTTTTCGGTTCAGAACCAAAAGCCGGGAAGCGTCCCTCGGTTCGATCGGTGTCTGCGCGATCAGCTCTTCCGGCAGATCGTAGTCGAAATCTTGTTTTCTCAGGTTGGTTTCCATTTTTTCAAATCTCCTAATTTTTTATGCAAAATCTATTATAATTAAATTGACAACCAATAGCAATACATGGTATGATAATACAGATCAAAATAAAAGATAGAGGCGCGTCTTTAAACAGTAGCAGGATGAAGGTTGCCGCAACCGTTGAGAGCTTGTGAAAGGTAAAGTCGCCGAAGGGAATGCCTGGCAAGCGTTTACCTGGTCATAAGCTGCGAACAGCAGTATGACTGTCATCATACAATGTGATGGAGTGCTATCTGATGAACAGCCGCAAAAGGCAGCATCGCATAGCTTTTATTATATTGGATGGATGACCGGTTTTCAACCGGCTTTTTTATTTTGAATCTAAATTCTGCCTTTTAGGAGGATCATCCCATGAAACAGTTTAAGGTCGGCATCATTGGCGCAACCGGAATGGTCGGGCAAAGATTTGCGACCCTTCTGGAAAACCATCCCTGGTTTCAGGTGGCCGCTCTGGCGGCCAGCGCGCGCTCCGCGGGAAAAACTTACCGCGAGGCGGTCGGGAAACGCTGGGTGATGGCCACCCCCATCCCCGGGAAAATGGCCGACATGACGGTTCTGGATGCTTCTGCGGATATCAAAAAAATCGCATCCACGGTGGATTTTGTCTTCTGCGCCGTGAATATGAAAAAAGAAGAAACCAGGGCCCTGGAAGAAGCCTATGCCAAAATGGAATGCCCGGTCATCTCCAACAACAGCGCCCACCGCTTTACGCCGGACGTCCCGATGATTGTGCCCGAAATCAATGCGGGCCATGCGGAGGTCATCCACGCTCAGAAAAGGCGCCTGGGCACAAAGCGCGGATTCATCGCCGTAAAATCCAACTGCTCCCTGCAAAGCTACGTTCCCGCCATTCACCCGCTGATGGATTTCGGCGTGACAAAGATCCTCGCCTGCACCTATCAGGCGATTTCCGGCGCGGGAAAAACCTTTGAGAGATGGCCGGAAATGCTCGACAATGTGATCCCTTATATCGGCGGCGAGGAAGAAAAATCCGAGCAGGAGCCCCTGAAGCTGTGGGGTCATATCGAGGGCGACCATATCGTGAACGCGACGACTCCCTCCATTACGGCGCAGTGCCTGCGCGTCCCGGTTTCCGACGGCCATATGGCGGCCGTGTTCGCCTCTTTTGAAAAGAAGCCGGAAATCGAAGAAATCATTTCCCGCTGGGAAAACTTCAAGTCTGTTCCCCAGGTACTGGAGCTGCCGAGCGCGCCCAAGCATTTTCTGCATTATTTCCGCGAGAACGACCGTCCGCAGACCCGCCTGGACCGCAACCTGGAAGGCGGCATGGCGGTTTCGATGGGCCGCCTGCGCCCGGATACGCAGTACGATATCAAATTCGTCTGCCTTTCCCACAACACGCTGCGCGGCGCGGCGGGCGGCGCGGTGCTTCTGGCTGAGCTGCTCTGTGCCCAGGGATATCTGGATTAACGTGATTTGACGAAAACTGGAGGCTGTTTTCCATGAAAAAGGTTATTTTTACCGGTTCCGGCGTTGCCATTGTCACCCCGATGAAGCCGGATGGCTCCATTGATTTCGAGATGATCAAAAGGCTGATCGAATTCCAGCTTGAAAACGGAACGGATGCCATCATCTCCTGCGGGACGACCGGAGAATCCGCCACCCTGAACCACGAGGAACACTGTAAAGTGCTGGAGTACACGATCAACGTTGTCAACGGCAGGGTCCCGGTGATCGCCGGGGCCGGAAGCAACGACACGGCCTATGCCGCAGAGCTTTCCGCAGAGGCGAAAAAACTGGGCGCGGATGCCCTGCTCAGCGTTACCCCGTATTACAACAAAACCTCCCAGGCGGGGCTCGTCCAGCATTACCGCTACATTGCGGACCGCGCGGACCTGCCGATGATCCTGTACAACGTCCCCTCCCGCACCGGATGCAACATCAAGCCGGAAACCTATCTGGAGCTTTCCAAGATTCCCAGCATCGTCGCGATCAAGGAAGCGAACGGGGACCTGTCCGCCATCGCCAGAACCGCCGCGCTCTGCGGGGATGAAATGTCGATCTATTCCGGGAACGACGACCAGACCCTGCCGATCCTCTCCCTTGGTGGCAAAGGGATCATTTCCGTGTTCGCCAACATCTGCCCGAAGCAGATGCACGACATCTGCCGCCTGTTCTTTGAGGGAAAGCTGGAGGCAAGCCGCGCCATGTTCCTGGAATACCTGGATCTGATGAACGCCCTGTTCATGGATGTCAACCCCATCCCGGTCAAAGAAGCGATGCGCATGATCGGCTTCGAATGCGGAGAATGCCGCCTGCCGCTCGCCCCGATGAACGACGCGGCAAAAGCCTCTCTGCGCGCGGTGCTGAAAAAGCATGCCCTTGTTTGAGCCCCGTTTTTAAAAAGTAAGGAATGAAACAATAAAAATGAAAAGAATTATCATAAGCGGCTGTAACGGAAGAATGGGAAACCAGATCTCGGAAGGGATCAAGGCGCGCTCCGACTGCATCACGGTGGCCGGCGTCGACGTGAACGGCAGTGCGAAAAAGGAATATCCCGTTTTTTCCAGACCGTCGGAAATCAACTGTGAAGCGGACGTTCTGATCGACTTTTCCAATCCATCCCTGCTCTCTCCCCTCCTGGAATTCGGCCTCGCCCGTAAAATGCCGCTGGTGATCTGCACGACGGGCTATTCTGAGGAGCAGACGGCCCAGATCCGCAAAGCGTCGGAGAGCATTCCGGTTTTTTATTCCGGGAACATGTCCCTCGGGGTCAACCTTGTGATTGAGCTTGCAAAAAAAGCCGCGGCCGTTCTGGGGGACCAATTCGATATCGAGATTATCGAAAAGCATCATAACCAAAAGCTGGATGCCCCCAGCGGGACCGCGCTGATGATTGCGGATGCCATTTCTGAAATTCGGGATGGAAAAACGAATTATGTGTATGACCGCCATTCCCAGCGGAAAAAGCGGGAGAAATCCGAGATCGGCATCCATTCCATCCGCGGCGGAAGCATCGTCGGCGAGCACGAGGTTCTATTCGCGGGCCCGGGGGAAGTCATCAGCATCTCCCATTCCGCCCAGTCCAAAGAAATCTTTGCGACCGGTTCCATCAATGCGGCGCTTTTTCTGGCGGGGAAGCCGGCCGGGCTTTACCGGATGGCGGACCTGATCAGCAAGGAGGAATAAAAAATGTCCACTGCTACCGTCACTTCTTCCAGTGAAATCACTTTGGTCACCCTGCAAAAGTGTCCCGCGGATATTTCCTTTCTTTCCGGGATCTTTCAAAAAATATCGGAACTCGGAGTCAATATTGACATGATTTCCCTGGCTCCGGCACACGGCGCTTTCACCTCTTTGTCCTTTACCATTGCGGACGATGATCTCGGCAGGATTCTGGAGTACACCTCCGAGCTGCAGGAGCGCCACAATATCAAAATGATTGTCAGCAGCGGCAACTGCAAGATTTCGGTGTACGACCCGCATATGAAAAACACGTCCGGCGTGGCCGCCAAAGTGTTCGCCGCGGCCGCTGACGTTTCCACCGATGTCCGCATCATCACCACATCCGAAGTGGAGATCTCGCTTTTGGTCACACAGGCGGACTTCAATGAAACGCTGGATGCCATGGAAAAGAAAATGAATACCGAAAACTGAACTTATAAAATCCGTTAGAAAATCAAAAAATTACAGAAAAATGGGGCTGTTTTGAAAAACAGCCCCATTTTTCTTCTCATCCGGCCCAATATACAATGACCGGGAAAATATAAATCCCCACGAAGACCAAAGCGGCCAGCAGCTTGAAAAGCAGAAAAACAAAATTTTCCAGAATGCCTCTCAAACGGGGGAACTTCCGCTTTTTCAAAGCGTACAGCAAAAACGGGAGAAGCACGACGCCAAACCCTGAAATCACGATTCCCGCCCGGAACCCCGGCGGCAGATAACTAACGCTTACCTGATTTTCCCCATCCGAAAGCTTAATCGCCATGAAATCGTCAAAGACGCGGAAGATCTGCGCATCCTTCCCATTGACGGTGGCCGTGTATCCCTTCTGGAACGGCAGCGGCAAGAAAAGGTACCGGTCGTTCCCCGAAGCGGTCACCGTCCCGGAAACGGCGTTCCCCTGCTGTTTCAGGCTGACGCTCGGCGCGCTGTCCAGTGCGGTGCCGAGCGTGCTCAGGTCCATGCCGTAAATGCCGAAGGATTTTGCAGAAACATCTTTATAGACCGTCAGACGCACCCGCACCAGCTCATCGGTAAAGGTGCCGAGGTTCAGCAGACCGTTCTCCTTTTGGGCGGGATACATCGACTGAACGGTGCGGTCGTTTACCGAAACATGGAAGCTGTTGTTGATGGGCTCCGAAAGGTTGTTCGTCAGCTTGTCGAAGCAATCGAGATAAAGGGTCTGCGTCCCTTCCACCAGGATGTCATAGGAAAGCGTGCCGTTCGTTTCCGGATCTTCTTTAATCATAACGGTTCCGTTTTTCGTTTTCGTGCATTTCAGGTTTTCAGACGAGGAATACTCATACTCCGTCACCAGCTTTTTGGACGAATGAAAAAGCTGTTCAAAAATACTCTGCTGGATTTCCATGCGCGTCGCATCCGGAAGATATTCCGATTTGGAAATATCCTGGCTGCTCATCACGGTCCCGAAGGACATCCGGTATTTGTTTTTCAAAATGGCATACCAGTCGTTCTGGTACACCACGTCGTCCTCCGGCTTCACTTCCCGCGACTGGACGACCGTATAGCGGTTTCCGAGCAGAGCGTCCGTCAGAAGGGAGCCGTCCTGGGAGCCGACCTCCATCCAATAGGAGGAATACCCCAGCTTTTTCATCGTGAACATATAATCCTCGTCCGTCAGCGAGGTGTAATGGTTCAGGGTGGGATATCCCAGGCCGCCCATCAGATTCAGGTCAAAATATTTGTGGTTGTTCTTCACCCGGTAAAGGCTGTCATCGCTGATCCGTCCGCTCAGGTCGAACACCGGCTGGTAAAATAGATCCGGATTGGAGGCGGAGCCGATGAAAACGCTGCCGCTGAACAGGGATTCGCAGACGACCGCGAGGATCAGGAAAAAGGAGAACATCCCTTTCGTCAGCATCTGGTTGCGGTAGAGGTACATCAGCAGAAAATACGAGAGCACGGCCACGGCCGTGAAAATCAGGAAAGTCAGGATCGAGGTCTGGTCCAGCCACAGGGCCCTGGTGTAAATGGTAAGGTCTTCAAACCGGTAGGTGATCAGCATATATGCCACGAGCGCCATGGAGCCGACAAGGAAAAGGCCGATCACAGCCCCGGGAATCTCCTGTCGGAAAGGAAGGTCCCCGGACCCGTTCAGGTCGGAAATCGCTTTGGCCAGAAAAATCAGCCCCAGAAAGACAGGGATATAGCCGTAGCGGGCCGGGAACGCCTGATAGCTTCCCGTATGCCACATCTTGTTGACCGGCTCGATAAAGATGGGAACGACCGTCAATAACCAAAGAACCAGAAGGGCCTTTGTCTCCCGGTCGAAGCCCTGCCCCTTCAAGATGGCGATCGCTGCAAACACGCCGCCGCTGCACAGCAGGATCGGAAGCGTCGTGTAATAATGCGTCATGAAGCTGCCGGAAGCCAGGTTTTCCAGGATGCCGATGGTGCGCGCGGATGACAGGTACTGCAGGAATGACGGAAGCCATACCGCCGCCGTAATCAGCATGGTCAGGAACGCCGAAACGCCCAGAAGAAAAACCGTCCTCTTTCTTTTTTCCCGGTCTTTTTCGCAGAAGAACAGGAAAAGGCCGAACGCCAGAATCAGAAAGACGACCACCATATAGGTCAGGTAAAAATTCAGCACCAAAACGGCGGAAAAAGCCAAAACAAAACACAGGATCCGCCCCTCCCGCACGAGCAGGTCCACCCCGATCAGAAGGATGGGGAACATCGCCATCACATCCAGCCAGACCATATTCTGAAAATAGAGCATGGTGTATCCGCAGAACGCATACATGACGGAAAGGGCGGTCACCTGCACGGTGGACAGGTTCCGGAACCGCCTCTGGAAAAAGAGAGCGGCGGTCAGCGAGCAGACGCACATTTTCAGCAAAACCAGGATGTTGGCGAACAGGTACATCTTCGTAGCCGGAACCAGCAGCACCAGAAACGTGAACGGGCTTGCGATGAAAAAGAAAAAAACGCCCCAAAAACTCATGCCGCCCGCATTTTGCAAATTGAGCAGCATGTCCGAATTGCCTGATATGATGTTTTTAAAATCCAGAAGGAACGGAATGACCTGCTGTTTCATATCGCACCAAGCCAGCGTCTGGTCGGAAAACGGATAAAGCTGGAAAAGGAAGAACAAAAGCAGTGTCACCGCGGCAGTGGTTGCCGGCGCCGCCAAACACCGTTTCCTCATGGCCTTTCCCCCTTCGTTTTTGTCCGATTTGTTTAGTTTACAAGAAAATTATGACTTTAAGATGACTTTATGATAAACTTTTTTCCCTTTTTTGATGATAATAAACCCTTTTTCAAAAGCATCGGACGAGAGTTTTTCCGAAACGGAATCAATTTTGCGTCCGTCTACGGAAATTCCGCCCTGTTCGATCAGCCGGCGTCCTTCGCCCTTCGACGGGATCAGGCCGGTTTTCAGCAGAAGCTCGGTCATGAAAATCCCGTCGTCGGAAAGGTCCTGCGCGGAAATCTCGGTGGACGGCATGTGGTCGGTGTCCGACCCCGCGCCGAACAGCGCCCTTGCGGCCTCCCGTGCCTTCACGGCCTCTTTTTCCCCGTGGATCTCCTTTGTCACTTCGAACGCAAGCACTTCCTTCGCGCCGTTCAGCTCGCTGCCGGAAAGCTTTTCATACTCCGCGATTTCCGAAAGGGGCAGGAAGGTCAGAATCTTCATGAAACGGATCACGTCGGCATCATCCACGTTGCGCCAGTACTGGTAAAAATCAAACGGAGAGGTTTTTTCCGGGTCGAGCCAGACGGCGCCCTTTTCGGTTTTCCCCATCTTCTTGCCCTCGCTTGTGGTCAGCAGGGTAAAGGTCATGCCGTAGGCTTCCTTCCCCTTCGCGCGGCGGATCAGTTCCACACCGCCGATGATGTTGCTCCACTGATCGTCCCCGCCCATTTCCAGAACGCAGCCGTAACGGTTGTTCAGCTCCAGAAAATCGTAGCTCTGCATGATCATGTAATTCAACTCGAAGAAGGAAAGCCCGCGCTCCATGCGCTGCTTGTAGCACTCCGCGGCGAGCATGCGGTTGACCGAAAAATGGACGCCGACCTCGCGCAGGAACTGAATATAGTTCAGGTTCAGAAGCCAGTCGCCGTTGTTTGCCATGATCGCTTTCCCATCCGAAAAGTCGATCAGGCGCGACATCTGTTTCTGAAAGCAGGAAATATTGTGCTCGATTTCCTCCCGGGTCATCATTCTGCGCATGTCGCTTTTTCCGGAAGGGTCGCCGACCATGCCGGTTCCGCCGCCGAACAGCGCGATCGGGCGGTGTCCGGCCCGCTGCAGGTGCGCCATGACCATGATCTGGACAAAATGCCCTACGTGGAGGCTGTCCGCTGTCGGGTCGAACCCGATATAGAATGTGACTTTTTCCTTGTCGAGAAGGTCTCTCACCCTCTCCTCGTTCGTCACCTGAGCGATCAGGCCTCTTTCCTGAAGTTCCTCAAATACTCCCATGTCTGAAAATCCTCCATTCAAATTTCAGGGGGAACAAAAAAGCCCCCTGCTTTTTTTGCAGAGGGCGGAAAAATCCGCGGTACCACCTCAGTTCGCCGCGGCCTCACAGCCGCGGCCTTACGGGTACGGAATTCCATACCCTTGTGCGGTAACGTGCACAGCACCCGGCCGGGCCTAATGAATCTTTCTCAGCCTGGCGGCTCCGGAACGTATTTCCGAAAAAGGGCCGCATCCGCTTCCACCAGCCGCGGATTCTCTTTGCCGACCGCCTTTTCGTACTTTTTTCCTTCTTCGCCGTTGCTTTGCATTATACCCAAAGATGGAAGCCTTGTCAAGTCTTTTCCGCCTTTTCGAATCCATCGGCGGCCGTCTTCAGCATTTCCCGCGCGTTCTGAAGCATCAGCCCGGTCACTTCGGCGCCCCCCATGATCCGGGCAAGCTCGCGCGCTCTGCCCTCAAAATCGAGAGCGGCCACCCCGGTGAACGTGCGCCCCTTCTCCAGATGCTTTTGGATCAGCAGGTGGCGGTCCGCCAGCGCGGCGATCTGAGCAAGGTGGGTGACGCAGATGACCTGACGATTTTGGGAGACCTCGCGCAGCTTCCAGCCGACCTTCTGCGCGGCGCTTCCGCTGATCCCGGTATCCACCTCGTCAAAAATCAGGGTGTCGATTTCATCCTTCCCCGCCAGCACGGTTTTGATCGCAAGCATGATTCTGGAAAGCTCGCCGCCGGATGCGATTTTCGCAATGGGCTTGGGCGGCTCTCCGGGGTTCGTGGAAATCAGGAACTGGATCTTGTCGCATCCGGATGCGTTCAGCGGGCAGCGTTCCTGCTCCACCTGAAAATCGACGCCGGGCATATTCAGAAATTTCAGCTCCCGTTTTGTTTTTGCGATAAATTCCGCCGAAACCTGCTTCCGTTTTTCCGAAAGCTCCTTTGCAAGGGCGACCGCCTCCCG
This window of the Ruminococcaceae bacterium BL-6 genome carries:
- the scfA gene encoding Six-cysteine peptide SCIFF — encoded protein: MEMEIVKMKQIKTLNKANLKESAVIGGCGECQASCQSACKTSCTVANQKCENTKRA
- a CDS encoding conserved membrane protein of unknown function (Evidence 4 : Unknown function but conserved in other organisms) encodes the protein MKRAKTRRERRERAENPVVNFLRPIVIGAVVGAAVCMVLLIGLSFALVVAKRMPQGIIPPITVFISALGALFAGYAAAKISRERGLLYGACAALLLFLLLFLAGLAITQESMSAFMATKGLIMVLIGAIAGIWAVNRRSKRK
- the yajC gene encoding Preprotein translocase subunit YajC, whose protein sequence is MDHFMPLAATAAAASGASSNSMWTIVVVYILLFGALYLIFFRPQQKKRKAEEAMRKNVQIGDEIVTIGGVVGRIVAIKEESDSFVIETGIDRNKIIIKRWALGKILTVHEKD
- the tgt gene encoding tRNA-guanine transglycosylase (Evidence 2a : Function from experimental evidences in other organisms; PubMedId : 12123838, 14660578, 16199558, 16206323; Product type e : enzyme), whose amino-acid sequence is MMFTVKKTQGAARRGELSTMHGTVQTPAFMNVATCGAIKGAVSALDLKDLKCQVQLCNTYHLHLRPGDVQVKKLGGLHRFTRWDGPILTDSGGFQVFSLAKLRNIKEEGVTFASHIDGHRIFMGPEESMRIQSHLASTIAMAFDECVQNPAEYSYVKNSCARTTRWLVRCKAELDRLNALPETINPDQMLWGINQGSTFEDLRVEHMKQIRELNLPGYAIGGLAVGESVPEMYHIIETVEPEMPKDRPRYLMGVGTPANILEAVRRGVDFFDCVMPTRNARHAHIFTWEGRRNLMNAKYELDENPLDPECGCPVCRNFTRAYLHHLFKSGEMLGMRLAVMHNIYFYNTFLEKIREALDRGSFESFYREQIEKVGQRI
- the queA gene encoding S-adenosylmethionine tRNA ribosyltransferase-isomerase (Evidence 2a : Function from experimental evidences in other organisms; PubMedId : 10939241, 15822125, 17083917, 10739928; Product type e : enzyme), with translation METNLRKQDFDYDLPEELIAQTPIEPRDASRLLVLNRKTGEITHKHFYDIVDFLMPGDCLILNDSRVLPARIYGIKDDTGAKVEFLLLSPKGDDVWEVLTGPGRRAKPGTHFTFGGGLLKAEVLEIVEGGNRLVKFRHESDFYAVLDQIGQMPLPPYIKKKLENQERYQTVYSREVGSAAAPTAGLHFTKELLQRVRDKGVSIGFVTLHVGLGTFRPVSVDKVSEHKMHSEHYWLPQGTADLINRTKKSGGRVIAVGTTSCRTLESVAQREGCIKESGGFTDLFIYPGFRFKVLDGLITNFHLPESTLIMLVSAFADRETILNAYRVAVQEKYRFFSFGDAMFLY
- the asd gene encoding Aspartate-semialdehyde dehydrogenase → MKQFKVGIIGATGMVGQRFATLLENHPWFQVAALAASARSAGKTYREAVGKRWVMATPIPGKMADMTVLDASADIKKIASTVDFVFCAVNMKKEETRALEEAYAKMECPVISNNSAHRFTPDVPMIVPEINAGHAEVIHAQKRRLGTKRGFIAVKSNCSLQSYVPAIHPLMDFGVTKILACTYQAISGAGKTFERWPEMLDNVIPYIGGEEEKSEQEPLKLWGHIEGDHIVNATTPSITAQCLRVPVSDGHMAAVFASFEKKPEIEEIISRWENFKSVPQVLELPSAPKHFLHYFRENDRPQTRLDRNLEGGMAVSMGRLRPDTQYDIKFVCLSHNTLRGAAGGAVLLAELLCAQGYLD
- the dapA gene encoding 4-hydroxy-tetrahydrodipicolinate synthase (Evidence 2a : Function from experimental evidences in other organisms; PubMedId : 8098035, 9298659; Product type e : enzyme) is translated as MKKVIFTGSGVAIVTPMKPDGSIDFEMIKRLIEFQLENGTDAIISCGTTGESATLNHEEHCKVLEYTINVVNGRVPVIAGAGSNDTAYAAELSAEAKKLGADALLSVTPYYNKTSQAGLVQHYRYIADRADLPMILYNVPSRTGCNIKPETYLELSKIPSIVAIKEANGDLSAIARTAALCGDEMSIYSGNDDQTLPILSLGGKGIISVFANICPKQMHDICRLFFEGKLEASRAMFLEYLDLMNALFMDVNPIPVKEAMRMIGFECGECRLPLAPMNDAAKASLRAVLKKHALV
- the dapB gene encoding 4-hydroxy-tetrahydrodipicolinate reductase, translated to MKRIIISGCNGRMGNQISEGIKARSDCITVAGVDVNGSAKKEYPVFSRPSEINCEADVLIDFSNPSLLSPLLEFGLARKMPLVICTTGYSEEQTAQIRKASESIPVFYSGNMSLGVNLVIELAKKAAAVLGDQFDIEIIEKHHNQKLDAPSGTALMIADAISEIRDGKTNYVYDRHSQRKKREKSEIGIHSIRGGSIVGEHEVLFAGPGEVISISHSAQSKEIFATGSINAALFLAGKPAGLYRMADLISKEE
- a CDS encoding conserved protein of unknown function (Evidence 4 : Unknown function but conserved in other organisms); this translates as MSTATVTSSSEITLVTLQKCPADISFLSGIFQKISELGVNIDMISLAPAHGAFTSLSFTIADDDLGRILEYTSELQERHNIKMIVSSGNCKISVYDPHMKNTSGVAAKVFAAAADVSTDVRIITTSEVEISLLVTQADFNETLDAMEKKMNTEN